In one window of Arctopsyche grandis isolate Sample6627 chromosome 6, ASM5162203v2, whole genome shotgun sequence DNA:
- the LOC143912725 gene encoding IQ motif and ubiquitin-like domain-containing protein produces MERKPIIRQRSEPIPDSLRTDDENVESNSLDGKRINVTFHVSNQNDDHFKRSFKYSSTVGDVKRKLSKLLKTTTDNITILKNDSTLSDDVRISTLESDAEVEIFTKDDSFIDVDIVKEKFNESISVIVHEEPPKKIIPQNITCKFHVVNQHHYFTKLFPCYSTIQVMKEKLSSLLVVEQSVLLLVKNKSILTDDTQLSDLEIDNFGNLEVELYTKDGTKMKFDTVYKDVPISDILTVAIPLGPNRIINVNVEVIDTRIVKPYLGGYRNKITGLEYHHAFTQTQDFRSKVPPEKKNHRDTQTVTVRDTAIDTGTSRGTQIYGRGVYVPNVTDVVLLARPHWPNVTQTVAQKRRTECAIRIQRAWRAYRCRKAVSGWLIQCRKRIENLKNEDLEEIRIRDLRLKKEMIAKTFPRTREDFDQLYAMVDRWRNTEIARISKFHTKGPKVAEFSLLLDKEIQLLRSIEKFRVELIEDFRKMKEKNLLEEMSKPVVWQNSKGKIITMDTMEAQKARELKDIYTEFCKEDLGLEDRMKLLVNFKYTLANYKTPLAYQLSSLIDRECDLTVRNVPAKFLDVLRKRIHTTLFQFIKSSEFSGNVAAKHKERTAKNMEGERLYYCSQCDNVKMYTKFPLHSRTKNMNMCTACSWSNFAEQNWVDMTPYKFMLRAVRREERKNKCLSSIAFVIQEKDVYFIVDKVWHSRSAISEYDDIIDLRLCRWNVLEDWSPWNCILLTFREMKSHLKLIEPEKMYDADLVQKVHSKLLLAKTHFKHLMEFKRDSPVQ; encoded by the exons ATGGAAAGGAAACCCATCATACGCCAACGCTCCGAACCGATACCAGATAGCCTCAGAACGGACGACGAGAATGTGGAGAGCAACTCATTGGACGGCAAAAGGATCAACGTAACGTTTCACGTATCGAACCAAAACGATGACCACTTCAAGAGGTCCTTCAAGTACTCGTCCACAGTCGGAGATGTCAAGAGGAAGCTGTCCAAGCTATTGAAAACAACCACGGACAACATCACCATCCTCAAAAACGATTCGACTCTATCAGACGACGTGCGCATTTCAACTTTGGAGTCGGACGCGGAAGTGGAGATTTTCACCAAGGATGACAGCTTCATAGACGTGGACATTGTCAAGGAAAAGTTCAACGAGTCGATATCGGTAATCGTTCACGAAGAACCTCCGAAGAAAATCATTCCGCAGAATATCACTTGCAAATTCCACGTGGTCAACCAGCATCACTACTTCACGAAATTATTCCCATGCTACAGTACGATACAAGTCATGAAGGAAAAACTTTCAAGCCTATTGGTAGTCGAACAAAGTGTACTTTTGCTCGTTAAAAACAAATCCATCTTGACCGACGATACCCAATTGTCAGATTTGGAAATAGACAACTTTGGAAATTTAGAAGTCGAATTGTACACTAAAGATGGAACCAAAATGAAATTCGACACTGTGTATAAAGACGTGCCTATTTCGGACATTTTAACCGTAGCTATTCCTTTGGGACCAAATAGAATCATCAATGTCAATGTTGAAGTCATCGATACACGTATCGTCAAACCTTATTTGGGAGGCTATCGCAATAAAATAACAg gCTTGGAATATCACCATGCGTTTACGCAAACTCAAGACTTTCGCTCAAAAGTGCCTCCCGAAAAGAAAAATCACAGAGATACACAAACCGTGACTGTCAGAGATACTGCTATT GATACTGGCACCAGCCGTGGTACCCAAATATATGGTAGGGGTGTTTACGTGCCCAACGTTACAGACGTCGTGTTGTTAGCGAGACCACATTGGCCCAATGTTACTCAAACTGTGGCGCAAAAACGACGTACGGAATGTGCTATTCGTATTCAAAGAGCCTGGAGAGCTTATCGATGCAGAAAAGCAGTCAGTGGTTGGCTGATACAGTGCAG GAAACGAATAGAAAATTTGAAGAACGAAGATCTGGAAGAGATACGAATACGTGATCTCAGACTGAAAAAGGAAATGATTGCCAAGACATTTCCCAGAACTAGAGAAGATTTTGATCAATTATATGCTATG gTTGATAGGTGGAGAAATACTGAAATAGCTCGCATATCAAAATTTCACACTAAAGGTCCCAAAGTTGCTGAATTCAGTTTGCTGTTGGATAAAGAAATTCAGTTGTTGAGGTCTATAGAAAAATTTAGGGTTGAATTGATAGAAGATTTTAGGAAAATGAAAGAAAAGAACCTTTTGGAAGAGATGTCGAAACCGGTAGTTTGGCAAAATTCTAAAGGGAAAATTATCACAATGGACACTATGGAAGCTCAAAAAGCAAGAGAACTAAAAGATATATATACGGAGTTCTGCAAAGAGGATTTGGGCTTAGAAGACAGGATGAAATTGTTAGTGAACTTCAAGTATACATTGGCTAATTACAAAACTCCTTTGGCGTATCAGTTGAGCTCGTTGATCGACAGGGAGTGCGATTTGACCGTGAGAAACGTCCCTGCCAAATTTTTAGACGTATTACGGAAGAGAATCCACACGACACTCTTTCAGTTCATCAAGAGCTCTGAGTTTAGTGGAAACGTAGCTGCAAAGCACAAGGAGAGAACCGCTAAAAACATGGAAGGTGAACGCTTATATTATTGCAGTCAGTGCGACAATGTGAAAATGTACACGAAATTTCCCCTGCACTCCAGGACTAAAAATATGAACATGTGCACGGCCTGCTCCTGGAGTAACTTTGCAGAACAAAACTGGGTGGACATGACACCGTACAAGTTCATGCTGAGAGCGGTTCGGCGCGAGGAGCGCAAGAATAAATGTTTGTCGTCGATAGCTTTCGTGATTCAAGAGAAGGATGTTTACTTCATCGTTGACAAGGTCTGGCATTCGCGATCCGCCATCAGTGAGTACGACGACATTATAGACTTGCGTCTCTGTCGGTGGAACGTGCTCGAAGATTGGTCCCCGTGGAACTGCATCCTCCTGACGTTCAGGGAAATGAAGTCTCATTTGAAGTTGATAGAACCGGAAAAAATGTACGACGCCGATCTTGTTCAAAAAGTTCACAGCAAGCTCTTGCTCGCCAAAACACATTTCAAACATTTGATGGAATTCAAACGCGATAGTCCAGTACAGTAA